ATTGTTAGTTCATGGTACTGTGTAACATATGCAAATAAGAATTCTGAAGTAGAGTTAAAATCAGTTAAAGCCTCAAAGATCCTAGTCCTACTTTAGTTCTTTACCCAGCATTAAAATGTGGTTTAATAAATAGATACACTGTACTGAATCTATGTATTACTGTCTGAAATCAAGTGTGATGCAGCTTCATACACAATTTTGAAAATTATGTGAACAGTCGCTTCATTTATAAACACTTAAAAGGAACAGGTAAGCTCAGCACCCAATTTGCTTCCTTGTCAATTCTGTCTGTTAGCAAACAACcgaaaaatgcataaaaaagcTGCTTTGTGATGGATGCACTACCAAAGTAAAGAACccataactaaaaaaaaactgaactttgAGTTAAACAAAAGTGGATACATTCCTGTGGAATCAGCAGGAAAAATGAGAAGACTGTGGGATCCTGACATTAACCTAATATTCAGCAAGTGCCTAAGCTTGCTGAcgcaaagctaacattagcttaccaACAAAACTTGTCCTGTCTTATAGACATAGCATGGTAAAATTGTCCTTTCACAAGCTTAAATCTAACGTTTTTAGCTAGCTACAGGTATTTTGTTAGCGTTTCAGCCCTTAGTTGTATAGTGTGGCGCTGACTGTTATCTTCACAGAGTATAATGTACGATGCACTCTGTCTCTATGGCCACCATCTTCTATCCTGATAAAAGGTAGTTTTACATCTCAATAACAATCTATACCACGATATATCATGGTTTCTGCTAATTTCGTAAAAAGTCTTTGTGAAATTGTGTATACTCctgtttggattaaaaaaaaggactatACTACTAAGGagtattttctctttgtatCAAGAACTTCCGTGCAAACTGAACATAACGTGCAAGGATCAGAATGTAGAGCAGTGTCCTAAACATTGACACCCCTACTTTGCTTGTTTTAGCACTAGCACATTTTAGGAATTATTGATTCTTTTGAGCCTCCCTCCCTACTAACCTCTAATATAGACACCCTACATCATTAGCGAGACCAAGTCTGAAAAGGAGGATTTATAGTAATTTATACCTACAGTCTGATCAAATATTCTCTTATTCATTTAACTCAGTTACTGTCGTGTTCAATACGATCTGTGCATACATGCCAGTGTTGCCAGCTGTCTACAATGAGGTTTCAGGCCAATATTAGAAGCTATTTTGAGTACCTAGAGACAAATGTCTTTGTCTTAGTGGGCACTCCACTATGACCTACATTACCTGGTTGAACGCTGCTCTGTTAAGCGTCCCGACTCGTTTCAGCAGGGCAGCAGGCCGCCTGGCGGCCAGTCCTGTGATAACCCCTTGACCTCGTCGTCGACCAGGTGGGGGAGGGACTCTTCGGTTTCTTAATTTAGATGCTCCTCCTCGGGGCACGCCACCTCCTGGTAAAGATAATATTAGCGACATTACACATGGACGGAGTTGAGACacaaaaagcaaacaacaacCGAGAAAGCGTAAGGACAAACCTCTCTGGACTGGTCCAGCAGTTCTTGATAACACACCCCTTGCTTGGGTTAAACGGCCCTTCTTCTTGACTGGTCGGCGGTTCACGGTGGCCTGTTTCCTTTTTAACTGTTGCTCTTTTTTGTTCAACCGAATGATGTCATCTGTTAAATTTATCACATGAGCATTGATAAACAAGGGCGTCTGAATGATTAAATGAGACATATTTAGTTAACGGTAGCTGGCTATCACCACCCGttagtagctagctaacaataccgtaacgttagctaataACGTTACTCCATTATAGTATGTTACCGTTTGTGTTTGCTATATAGGACCTTACCTAATGACATGTCGACTTTGTCGGGAATCGCTGGTCTTTTCCCCCGACCTGCTGTTAAATAATCTCCGTTCATAgtttaaaaacacaaggaaCTATCCCGAGTGCAAAGACAAATACAATACTACAGTAGCTAGACGTCAGCCGTGCTAGCTGTCCGTCCCTTTTGAGACTGCGATCCTCCTCCGAGCGTAAATGGCACCGCGCATGCCCCGTAGAGACTCTACAtctgcattgtgggaaatgtagttaaattcaataaaaacGGTGTTACAAAACCTAGCTAAACGAACACCAGTGTGCTTCTTCTCGTAACTGGGCTGCTAAAAATACTAGCTACTTCGTCAACTTCGCATGTTGCACTGTGTGTGGAGAAGGTAGGCCTACGTTACGTTTTTAGCAGTGTTGTCGTTCTGTATTACAACATAAGCTTGTTTTCGTAAATATTGGTTTCTGTAATGTTTTGCTAACGGACGAAGAATCAGTTGATTTTTCCACAATTTTCACTCTGGTTCACTTGCAGCTCATCTTTCTCCTCTGCACCAAGGCGACTCTTGAGGCTTGGTGATCACAGTAGTCCTAGACCCAGTTCAGTATTCTCCTGCCCGAGCAAGTCATTCACCAGTCAAACCATCATGTCAGACAAAAAACGCAAAGCAACATCTTCAGCTGCTTCTGCTGGTAAAGAGCCCCGTGCTAAGCAGCAGAAGTTGGCCCCCgtgaaggaggaaaagaaggagagagcCGAGGGCTGGCTGCAGGACCTTGTGAAGCAGCAGAGGACAGAGAAGAAGGAAATGATATTCAACAAAAAGCGCCTCCGCTTTATTTCTGACACTAAGCAGGCAAAGCAAGGCTCAGAGGGTGTACTGTACTGGATGTTGAGAGACCATAGAGTACAAGGTAAACTGATAGTAACAACTACCAGTATTGCATCGAGAGAATATGTTTGGCTCGTATTTTCTCCATGTTCTCATGacaacatgttttgtgtttttccctctGTGTTTCAGATAATTGGGCCCTGATCCAGGCCCAGCGGCTTGCTTTGGAGGAGAACCTTCCTCTGCACATCTGTGTCTGCCTGTTTGTCCCGAAATCAGAACTGTCTACTCTGAGACATTACAGCTTTATGCTAAAAGGTCTGAAAGAAGTTGCAAAGGTATTTACTTTATGACTCTTTGAATGCACAGCCATGAGGACAGCCATACATGCCAGTAATGCATTAATCAGTTTGTCTATATtcttaaaaatcatacattatatattatgtgTCTTTTATTGAACCAGCAACCAGATCAAGCATTACAACACTTGCAGGCTCTAcaaacatgcatttctttcttttttaattataaaatgaacatattGTTGACATTCAATATGTTAAAGGAGTAGAAATGTTTAGTAGATTATTTGATTGACAGCAAATTAATCACAGTTTTCATGTATTAATCCCTACAGTGAATATTGTAGTGTATTGTATAATTGTATtgctacaattattattattattacttttcaacattgcaattccttaattatgtttattatgtaaatactgtataataacattcctttaactatgtaaatatatccacactccttatatttatttatttatatttatactctGATATCTTTATTAATTGTGcgactgcaacacagagtttcccttcggggatcaataaagttgtTCTGATTCTGAAACACATGAAAGTTTTCAACCTTCTCTGGTGTATGCCTCAAATATGAGAATTTgttgtgggaggggggggggggggtgcattgTGTGAAGACACAAGTCAAATAAATTGCACAAATCCAATttcttaaaactttttttaggGTTTGTGATTCAGGTACTTGAACCCCCATCAAGTCTTTAAGGcttaactttgtttttctgcttccACTAACAGGAATGCAAGACCTTAGACATCCAGTTCCACTTGCTGCATGGTTTGGCGGGGGACGTTCTCCCTGGCTTTGTGTCTGACCATGGACTGGGGGCAGTGGTGACAGACTTCTCCCCCCTCAGAGAGCCACTGCAGTGGTTGGAGGATGTTAAAAAGGCACTTCCAAAGGACATCCCCCTCATACAGGTAAACACTTGCATTTTGAGAAGGAGAGAATGTTAATAGGATGCTCTGCATTCTGGTTATTTGCcgttacatattttaatttgatttgaaagATGTAATTGATCTCCCTCTCATTTCATGTGTATTGCCTTCTATTTTTGCCCATGTGTGctatcaatatttatttagtatCTGTTATGTGAGTGAAAGACATCATTTTCCTTTTATAGGTTGATGCCCACAATATTGTTCCGTGCTGGGTAGCATCGCCTAAACTTGAGTACGCCGCCAGGACGATCAGAGGAAAAATCACCAAGCTTTTGCCGGAGTTCCTCACAGAGTTTCCTCTGGTAGAGAAACACCCGTACACAGCTACTGGAGCCGCCAAAGTAAGTGCTGCAGTCATGGTGTAGGGCCCTTTCAGATTGTTGGGAATACAAGTTAAcatgcttttgtaaaaaaaaaaaaaaaaggtcatgcatttttatttcacattcaaGGAAATTTGGCTCAGTTAAGACGACATGAACGTAATTaatctttttgtaaaaatattcaTTGCTTTGGAAATGTTTTCATATATCCCTACAAGGAAAGTAAGTTGTTGGGGAGATCATTGATGGAGAGTTTGGAAGTCAGATTGCTACAATAAAGCATGTCCTCTCAACCTTCAGAGGCTCCTCACTTctaaactttatttattgacGAGTGATGTAAAAAGTAGCCAAAAGTGTACATTTCCTTTCCAACACTAGATATTAAACCTGCAGGGTTGTGGCTTTCACTGCAGTGCTTTGATTGATATGCCATTTACTAGTTTGAGCCTCCTCATTACCAACATGAAAGGCCCACAACGTCACCTCTATTGAAATTTGCAGTTTTCTACAAAACCAGAGTGTATATTTTAGTTCacgattgttttttttctccctcttttctcccaCCTTCACATTACAGCAAATAGACTGGGACAAAATCCTGGTCTCCCTGCAGGTTGACCGGTCAGTTGGCGAGCCGGAGTGGGCGAAACCAGGCACCAATGGAGGGATGGCCATGTTGGAGTCCTTCATTGATGTACGCCTTAAACTGTTTGACACCCAACGCAATGACCCAAATGCTGCTGCCCTCAGCCAGTTGTCCCCCTGGATCCGCTTTGGTCAGTAGCACATAAAACAAATGAGTGTGAATTAAATGCAtgtctttggggggggggaggaggaagaagggtTTGTAAAACTCTCCAGCAACTTTATATTAGCTCTAATTTACTGTTTTGTCACCTATGTCCTATTTCCTTCCATGTTTGTGACCTGTCAAGCGTTAGGCCTTGTCATAGTACAATAACTACTTTaactttcttttgttgttgtcaataGTTTAAAATCAAGTCCCCAAATGACTGATAAGTGCCCCACAAGGATCAATATTCAGACCTCTGGAAATGAATGTGCTACAGCagctgaaaagaagaaaatgtacacaaatcagAATAAATCCAAATTGACCAAATCTACACATGCAACAGCATTGTTACATGTGTAACAATTGGCTTTTAATTGCTGGCCCATGGGCAACAACCAACCCATAAACAACCTCCGAGTGGCCCAGCATAACCAGATAATATAGGCTAACCGTTATTGTTCGTTTATAATAGATTATGAGTATGTTGTCTTGGCAGATTTGCTCGCAGCacgcaaaataaaacaaaaccagacGCTGAAATGTTGCTGCAAATCGCAAGCCATCCAGGTCTGTCTGAACAGCTCAATCGGTTGCCATGGATGCTGAAAGGAAGCGCGTCATGTTTTCCAGGGCTTCAGGGCTTCAGGGCACTTCTTGTCTGCACCTGCCATCCACTATGCCACTTAGAAACAACCTAGTGTTGctaatgtttgtgattgtgtttcttttattacGCACTTATCAACACATTTGTCAGTTAATTCTAAgccagagaaacaaacacacacacacacacacacacacacacacacacacacacacacacacacagacaggttcTAAACAAGCTAATAGGCTGCTGAAAATGGGAAGACCATTTTAAGTTTTCTGGTTTTCCAATTTGGCCAAGTAGAATTTGTTATTTAAAGCCCTGCAGTACAGCATTATAAATacttaaatgtgctttataaatacatttgacattAAGAGCTTTAAGTGCTGAACAAGACAGAatgttaaatacatacatacttaaaACATTTGATAGTAGACGATACTCACGCTCAAGAACAAAAAATTCAAACTAGATTCTTCTATTAGAACGGAGCTTGTTTCTCcttttgttcaaaacaaaaataaaaaccgtATACAATTGTGCCATTTGATTAATTACTTAAGATTGTAAGAACGCCAACTCACCACTGAGTTATATAAAAAGTTGGATGGTTATCACAGAGATACAGAAGGCATCAGCACATTTACAAGGGCTTCCTATTTAAACTGCCAAGATGTTTAACATCCTTTGTTGAGACACCAGATCACAGAATAGATTAGCTTTAAAAATTACTCATACCAACTCTGACCATTTTACCATTGCCTCCTCATTCTGTCCATCTTCATCTGTCTCTATCCCCTTTGACCATTTCTGCTTCCTCCCATCAGGCCACCTGTCAGCCCAGCGTGTGGCACTGCAGGTTCAGCACCGTGGCAAGTCTTCAGGTGTTTCTGTCTCCTCCTTCATTGAGGAGCTGGTGGTGCGCAGGGAGCTGACCGACAACTTTTGCTTCTACAACAAGAAATACGACTGCTTGGAGGGTCAGTTTAGATCTTATTACATTGCATCCTGTTCACTCTGGTGTGATGAGTGTCCTATTAGTGGCAGTAAAAGGAATTATATTGAGCGTCAGCGTCAGTTCTGGCAGGCTGAGGAGTCAagactagggctgggcaatatggagaaaatcaaatgttacGATATTTTTGGTCAAATACCTggatatcgataccgcaacaatattgtagtgttgactataagtccttttcacaaaatgttatgTGTTATActcaatgagatttttgataaataattaacagtAATGCGGATATAATGACTTAACAGAaagttctgtttgtgtgtgttcatatttcacaaagagtttaagcTGAGctagaccgacaacaaagatagcaatcatatcacatccatacagagATTgtagtacacagctgttaaaagATAATAAGATATATGACACcctggtattggatcagtacttgTTATCGGCTGATACACAAGTTTAGGCATCAGAATTGGTTttgggaaacaaaaaaatggtatcggaccatctctaccTGACCGAAAGGTCTAAATTAATAGTCTTTACAGCATGTTTGAAACGATTCAGCTCCggatgttgtctttttttatttatttatttatttatttatttatgtgtgtgtgtgtgtgtgtgtgtgtgtgtgtgtgtgtgt
The window above is part of the Etheostoma cragini isolate CJK2018 chromosome 12, CSU_Ecrag_1.0, whole genome shotgun sequence genome. Proteins encoded here:
- the cpdp gene encoding deoxyribodipyrimidine photo-lyase isoform X1, producing MLHCVWRSSSFSSAPRRLLRLGDHSSPRPSSVFSCPSKSFTSQTIMSDKKRKATSSAASAGKEPRAKQQKLAPVKEEKKERAEGWLQDLVKQQRTEKKEMIFNKKRLRFISDTKQAKQGSEGVLYWMLRDHRVQDNWALIQAQRLALEENLPLHICVCLFVPKSELSTLRHYSFMLKGLKEVAKECKTLDIQFHLLHGLAGDVLPGFVSDHGLGAVVTDFSPLREPLQWLEDVKKALPKDIPLIQVDAHNIVPCWVASPKLEYAARTIRGKITKLLPEFLTEFPLVEKHPYTATGAAKQIDWDKILVSLQVDRSVGEPEWAKPGTNGGMAMLESFIDVRLKLFDTQRNDPNAAALSQLSPWIRFGHLSAQRVALQVQHRGKSSGVSVSSFIEELVVRRELTDNFCFYNKKYDCLEGAYEWAQKTLKDHAKDKRPYLYTREQLEKAETHDKLWNGAQNQMVTEGKMHGFLRMYWAKKILEWTSSPEEALSIALYLNDRYELDGQDPNGFVGCMWSICGIHDQGWGERAVFGKIRYMNYKGCLRKFDVARFERKYCPKNL
- the cpdp gene encoding deoxyribodipyrimidine photo-lyase isoform X2; this encodes MSDKKRKATSSAASAGKEPRAKQQKLAPVKEEKKERAEGWLQDLVKQQRTEKKEMIFNKKRLRFISDTKQAKQGSEGVLYWMLRDHRVQDNWALIQAQRLALEENLPLHICVCLFVPKSELSTLRHYSFMLKGLKEVAKECKTLDIQFHLLHGLAGDVLPGFVSDHGLGAVVTDFSPLREPLQWLEDVKKALPKDIPLIQVDAHNIVPCWVASPKLEYAARTIRGKITKLLPEFLTEFPLVEKHPYTATGAAKQIDWDKILVSLQVDRSVGEPEWAKPGTNGGMAMLESFIDVRLKLFDTQRNDPNAAALSQLSPWIRFGHLSAQRVALQVQHRGKSSGVSVSSFIEELVVRRELTDNFCFYNKKYDCLEGAYEWAQKTLKDHAKDKRPYLYTREQLEKAETHDKLWNGAQNQMVTEGKMHGFLRMYWAKKILEWTSSPEEALSIALYLNDRYELDGQDPNGFVGCMWSICGIHDQGWGERAVFGKIRYMNYKGCLRKFDVARFERKYCPKNL